The stretch of DNA ggggggcgagggggggggctgagcaTCCCAGGATGGCTGCGGGGAGCATCCGAGGATGACTATGGGGAGCATCCTAGGATGACTATGGGGAGCATCCCGGGATAGCCGCTGGGAGCATCCCAGGATGACTATGGGGAGCATCCCGGGATGGCTGCAGTGAGCATCCCAGGATGACTATGGGGAGCATCCCAGGATGGCCGCTGGGAGCATCCAAGGATGATTATGGGGAGCGTCCCAGGATGGCCGCAGTGAGCATCCCGGGATGGCTGCAGTGAGCACCCCAGGATGCAGCGAGCATCCCGGGACACCATGGCAAGTATCTTGGTACAGCTACACTGAGTATCTTGGGGTGGCGGGGACAGACGCCTCCAAGGGATGCTGCCCctcttttggggagggaggaggcaatTAAATaaggtgacccccccccccagcaaatgcccaaccagaaagaaaaaccccacttcctctctgattttatttatttctttattaaagcCTTTATTAAAGAggtgggtggggaagggaaggaaaaaaaaaccaaagcttgCAACATTGTTTATTTCGGGCACATAATTAATGAAACTAAACCAACCCAAACATGAGGCAGCACAGGCCTGGGCACGGCTGCCCCCCCTCCGCCATCCTCCATGCTGATTTTGGGGCCTCCCCTGCTCCCGTTTATGCAAAAAGGAGCAAATTCGCAGCCTGATTGGGTGTGCTGCACCCTGGCTGGATCCGGCCCTTGGGTCTGACCAGGACAGGATGAGCCCCGGCAGAAGCAGGAGGATGCTCGGCCAGTTTGGGAGCAATCCCGACGGAGACGGGGCAAGACTCGGTCAGCAAGCAAGggaaaaatcaaggaaaaagtACACAGATTTAactgaaatgctaaaaaaataaagaattataCTAACACTAATTCAAATTCATCAGTTAAATGATGCTGCCAGACTGGTCCGTAGAGTTTAGGCCCTGACCAGGATCCTTTAAAATAAGCCTTTCTAGAAAATTGTAAATTTTTATATAGTTTCTCTCTAGtatgtacacacacacgcacacggCCCCCACCGTGGGCAGGAGCACAATCAGcctttagaaataaattacagaCTCCCCCAATCGCTAGCATCAAATATACAGATCACtccttgcagctgctttttttttcccccctcattttttttctttttttaaggcacttttctgacctttttttggatttttgtttggttctACGTGAATCCTACCTGCGGAAGCATCAGCataattttgggggggggtgtttctACCATGATTATCTTCATTGCAAATATATAAATCCCCTCGCTAGACTATTTACATCCTGACCCTGGGAGATGCTGTGAGCGGCCATGAGCACAGCGGAGCCACCGGGATGCTCTCGCCAGAGCAAAACGATGGAGTAAAGGGGAAAAGGGCTCCGTGGGGTGAAGGGTCTGTCCCAGCTCGCATTCATTAGCACTGAAAGTTCATTTCGGGAAgaggggctgggcagaggggactccctggaggaggcagcagggctggggggaatggggggggaccccatcctgctgcatctccatccctgccatgtcaccccatccctgccttcctcctgtcTCCGGGCTCGGGCGtcttcctccagctccttcccGTGCCCGGTCACAGCCCCAGGGTGGCCTTGGGGACAGGACAGTGACATGGGACATAGGCCATCCCACCCTgccatggggtggggggtggcccgtgggaccccccccaacccaggcAGCCTCTTCCCCAGCGGGTAACAAAGTGCGGGTGAGACCACaccatccaaaatatttttaaaaaaggggaaaaaagagtaaaaaaaaaaaaaaaaaaaaagtctccattCACAGGGTGGGGACCGGGGCCGTGTCCCCAAGTTCTCTGTCACCCAGCAGCCCCGGGATGGCAGCAGTGGAGCTATAAGCAGGTGGGGGGAGACCAGGGGGGTGCTGGGCCatccggggggggggtgtggcaGTGAGCCCTTAGCTGGGCATCTGCACCTCGTTGTACACGTCCGTGCCCGCCACCTCTTCGAAGGTCACCACGGCATCGTCCGCATCCAGCTGGAGGGACAGGAGAGGGTGTTAGGTGGGATGGGGACtgggacggggacagggacagggacggggagagataggatggggacagggtgggTGTGGGGAGGGGTCAGGAATGGGGACAGGATTGAGGACAGGGACAGTGACGGGGATGGAGACAGAGATAGGGGCTGGGGTGGCTATGGGAATAGGGGCAGGGATGAGGCTGGGGACAGCAATAGGGATGGGAACAAGGATGGAGACAGGGCTAGGGAAGGGGACAcagatgaggatgaggatggggatacagatggggatgaggatggggacagggatggggatgaggatggagacacaggcagggacagggatgAGGGTGGGGACAGTGATAGGGATGGGAACAAGGATGGAGACAGGGAtagggatggggatgaggatgaggatgggaacagggatgggcacagggatggggacagcacCACAACAGCTCCCAGCCCACGCCAGGGCTACGTACGCATTTGAGCTCGATGTCCTGGAAGATCCTGGGCAGCAGTAAGCGCCGCAGGGGCACGGTGAGGATGAGGACGAAGGGCAGCGCCAGCGAGGCCGGGGTGGACTTCACCACCCACAGCAGCCCGAGGACGATGATCTGGGTGAAGGTGAAGAGGTGCATCCGCCAAGTCTTCACCTGCAGGACAAGGAGCCCAGCGGGGTCAGGGTGGTGGGTCCAGCACCCTGCACCTTTCCCAGGGTGCTGAGTACTGGGCAGGACCAGTGGCCTGAAGAGCCCAGCGAAGGCCAACACCAAAGGAGGAGGCTCTTTGGGGGAGCCCCAAGCAACTGCAGGCAGCACCACGGGGTCCCACAGCCCAGGACACCCCCCAAGCCCACGGCCACCCGGCCGGGTGACACAGGGCTCACTCACCCGGGTGACGTAGGGCTCTCTGGGGTGGTACTTGGGTGGCATCAGCAAGAGCAGGATGCGGTCAAAGAGCTGGATGCCAAAGAGGGAGGTGACGCCCATGTAGAGGAAGATGCCGAAGAGCACGGCCAGTGGGATGTACTTTAGGATGGGCTCCATGAGGATGGAGATGCCTGCGGTGGAGAGGGAGAGGTCAGGGAGAGCTGTTGGGGGCACGCAGCCCTCGCTGCCCGggctggggtgtgggggggggcacGTCCCCAGCTCACCGATGAGTAAGGCCACAAAGAAGCCGCTCACGCGTTGTTCCTTGACCTCCAGGATCTGGGACTTCTCGCCAGGAGCGGAGGTCTTGCTCATGACGGTGAGGGCGTTGGCGTGGGTGATGGTGCGGACGGTGGTGGCGCTGAGCCAGGGCATGCCGAAGAGGGCGGCCACCCCCCCCATGGCCACGATCAGCAGCAGGTCCAGGTGGAAGCCGGAGCCTTTCACCAGTTTCCTCTCGGGCTTGCTGACAATGAGGCTGCCggggacagagagggaagagtcAATGGTGGGAAGTCCCTTTCCATCCCTGTCCTGCCAGGCACCCCGCagtcctcccttccctccctgtaTCCCTCCGGTCCTCACGTGGTGATCTGTGTCTCGAGGAAGATGAGGATGAAGACCAGGAGGGCGGGCACCACGGAGGCGAACATCATCCAGATGGGGAAGCTGTTGTCCTTCCCCATGGGGTTGATAAACCAGCCCCGGGCGGACGAGTTGGTGACCTCCAGCCCTTTGGGGACATTCAGTTTCTGGATGGGAGCAGAGATGGGGGAGTGAGGGGACAGGAATGGGGCACCCAGCTCCCCGTCCCCTTGTTAGGGACACCCGTCTCCCCGCAGCCCtgttctcctgctgctccctgaccTGCGTGTACGTGTCCTGGATGAAGAAGTCGACCAGCGCCATAATGAAGATGGAAATGGGCACCCCAAAGTCCCCGATCAAGCGCCGGACCTGGGGGGACACCGTGATCCTGTTAAACCCGCCTGTGTCCCCACTCAGCCGAGGGGATCCCCGCCTGCCGCGTCCCCGCTGGCAGCGAGCTCTAGCAAAGACCTCTGCAGGAGCATGCAATGAGTTTGCACGGTCTCAGCCAGCCCCTTTCAGGAAACCGCACCCGCCGAGCCCCGATTTTGCCCCCAGTGCTTTCCCTGGGTCCAGTGGGGGGGACACGATGGGGACACCACAGTGCTCCTCCCCGTCCTCACCCTGCCAGGCAGGAAAGTGCTATTCTTGAACTTGCGGAGGAAGAAAGCCAGGAAGAAGGTGCCAGCCATGAGGACGAGGGACAGCAGCGCCGTGTTGGGCTCTGGCACCTTGGGGTTAACTACGTCCGTCGTGTTGTAAAACCGCTGTAGCGGGTGATTCTTGAAGATCTgtggaggaaaagggagagggtCAGGGAGGATGGGATCCCTGCTAGCGGGTGGGGATGGGGGATCCCCCTGAACTCCTCCTGCCATGCTGGGAGCCCCGTGGGTGTGTGGGTGCATGCCAGGACAACCGGTGAGGCTGGGAGCTTGGCACACGGTGAGCAGGGAGTTATTTTTAGGCTTGGTTTTTCTCCACGCTCCTTTGGAAATGGGGCCGGAGCAGGGGCTGGGTGGCACGGTGGGGACAGACGAGCACGGCCCTGCTGCGGACCATGCATCACCCAGGATGCTTGGGGCTGTGCCGAGCCTGTAGAGGGGGGCACCTCGGTGTGATGAGGGGCCAGGGTGGGATGGGGCATGTGTCCTGCCTGTCACCTCTCCAGCACCAGAGGTGTCCCTGTGGGCACTCAGTGCACAGGGTGACACTGTCCCATTGCTACCAGCCAGCTGGGAAGGGTCTGAGCTAGGGGATGGGGGAAGAAATCAGGGCTCTCTGGGCAGTTCCTGGGCAAGGACCGTGTTTGCTGCAGCCCAGGTGGGACATCTGCCTGGGCTTCACCTCCCTGCCCCAAAACTCCCCCTGCAGAGAGAAGCACGAGCTGGGAAACAcctgggaagagggagaaatcGCTGAGACATGGGCTCCATCCCTCACCTGCATCCCTCACCCAGCTCCCCCCGTTTCTATGGAAACCCGGGTGACGACTACAATCTGCAGCCCCCCACCTCTTTCCCACCGCGGGACCCCCGCGCCCCTCACCGTGACGAGCTTGTAGAAGGTCTCGTAGATGAAGATGAGGGAGATGAGGAAGGAGAAGATCTCCTGGGTGTAGCGGGACAGGTAGCGCACCAGGAAGCTGCCCTCGCaggccaccaccaccagcaccagcaggaTCAGCCAGAAGCCGATCCAGACCCGGCCCACGATGTACTCCATGCCATAGCTATTGCAGAACTGGGAAACCAGGGGGCACAGCTCTGTCAGCCCCCCAGAGCTCCCGACATGGGCACCCAGGGGGGCTGGACCCCAGGGTCCCACGGTGGCCCTGTGTCTCCTGCCCAGGGGCTGAGGGGTGCCAGGATGGGGATAGTGGTACCCCGGTGCGGCAGGACTCCTGTGGGATCACCCGCCTGGCAGCACCCCCAATGGCAGCACCCGCCTGGCATCACGCACGTGGTGTCACCCCTGTGGTGTCAGCTATTTGGCATCACCCACATGGCATCATGCACCTCGCATCACCCCTGTGCCATGCTCTGGATGGCTCTACCTGTGTGATAGCACCCATGTGCCATCACCCATGCAGCATCACCCATGCAGCATCACCCATGTGCCATCACCCGCATGGCATCCCCTCACGGCAGCACCCTGTGCTTCTGCCAGGGCTGGTGGGGACACCACGAGCCCCCTGTGGGGACCactggtgggtgggtggggggcacccagaggTGCAGGGGGCACCCACCGAGTAGAAGGCTTCCTCGAAGACGAGGAGGGGCCCTGAGAAGCCGACGACAAGCAGGGGCTGGGCACTGAGGATGCTGAAGAGGACGCACTGCACACAGGTGGAGAGGAGCAGCTCCGACACCCCCATCATGCCGTTGGTCTTCTCACCTGGAGGGGGGCAGAGCCGGTGGGTGCCAGGGTGGGGGACAGCGCTGTGTCCCCCCATCCCACACTCATCAGCACAGGGATTAGGGGGTCCAATACCCCCACCCCGCAGGGGAATCCCCAGGGGATGGTGCTGCAGGCGGTGGCACCCCCGGTCCCCCAACCCCGTGCCCAACTGGGGGACGTCCCCATCCCCTGGCGCGTCCCCAGCCTGTCCCCCCCATTACTCAGCAAGCCTCCAAAGGTGATAGCAGGTGACAGCGCCGCAAAGTAGATGAAGATGATGGCGGCCAGACACTGGGGGCTCAAGGCATCCTTGATGTCGCTGAGATATTTGGGGTACCGGCGGCGGATGTCCCGCACCAGCCCCCCAAAAGGTCTCCCCGTCCTGCGCAGGGGGTCGTCGTCCTCCAGCGCCGGTTCTTCCAGCTCTGGGGACACAAGCAGGCAGCCATGGGGGGACCCCACCTGCAAGGGAGGGGGGTCCCGCCAACCACGGGGACGGGGGATCccaggggggctggggtggtCCCCGCCATACTCAGGTCTTTTAGGAAGTCCTTGGCCGGCGCCTTCTCGGGGGGCTGGTAGCGGCGGCGGAGCAGCTCGTGCTGCAGTGGCACCAGGCTGCGGAGGAGCTGCTCGTTAATGGTGTCGGTGGGCGGCAGGACGATGCTGGCCTCCAGGAAATCGTCCACCcccttcagcagctcctggcGACTCTCGGCCAGGTAGGCATCCCGGCGAAAGACCTGCAGGGTGGCCCGGGGACGGGTGCTCAGCCATCTCCGGCACCcttgggtgctgctgggcaccCACCCGGCCCCTGAGCATCCCCAGGGGGATGGGGCATCATGGGGACACGATCGCATGTGGACATGGGGGCATGAGGATGAGCAGGGGCGTGGGCACACAGGGGCTTGGGGACAGGGGGATAAGGGAGGATATGGGGGACTTAGGACCACAGGAGCATGAGGACATGGTTGCTTGGACACATGGGGACAAGGGGACATTTGACCTCGGGGACATGGGAGCATGGGGCCATAGGGACACAGATGTGTGGGAACAGGGATGCATATGGACATAGGGACAGGGGTGCATGtggagatggggacaggggTGCATGAGGACATGGAGACCCAGAAGGATGAGGACACAGGTGCGTGGGGACAAGGGGACATAGTggcatggggacacagggacacagGCACAGAGAGGGACAGGGCACAGTGGGACGAGCCCTGTTAGAGGgtgcagccccagggctggggactTTGGGGTGCTCAGGGGGGCTGGCACCCTGGACGGCAGTGCTGGTGGCAATGGCGGGTGAGCCGTACCCTCTCGGACATCATGGTGGCGATGGTGCGGCCGATCTCGTGGTAGCTGATGTGGGGGCTGTCGGGGCCCAGGACCACGAAGAGGAAGCGGACGGGTAGGGACACGTTGAGGACAGTGTCCAGCGTCACTGCGTTCTTCAGGCGCATGAAGGCCAGCGTCGGCTGCTCCAGGAAGGCTGCGCAGCCTGGGGggaggatgggatgggatgggggtCATGGGGGGGGCCGGGCACAGGGACACGGggcacagggacatggggacacaggagCACGGAGACATGGGGACATCAAAACATGGGGACATTGGGATATGGACACAAGGTGACGCAGaggcatggggacatggggggaaaaagggaataGGATAGGGACACAAAGACATGAGGACACTGAGGCACGGGGACACACAGACACTGGGACACAGGGATAGGTGGGCATGGGAGCACAGGGACATCGGGGTGTGGGGACATAGAGACATGAGAACATGGGGGCACAGGGGAGTGGGGAAATGGGACATGAGGACAAGGGACATGGAGACATGGGGCCCAGAGAGCagcactgagcagcagcaggcagcggCGAAGGCTGAAGACGGGGagggtcaaaaaaggcacaagAAATGCAGCGAGTGAGCGAGCAGGCagcgacgggcagacgccaaAGCTCCCCCTGCACAGCCCGGCCCCACACCCACTGTCCTGACCCTGCACCCACCACCCTGACCCTGCACCCACCTCCCCGCTGACCACTCACCCACGAGGACCAGCGTGGCCTCGGCATCCTTGGGGACCTTCTCAGGGAGCTGGGGTATAGTGGCCCTGCTCGGGCTCTGTTGCAGGCAGACAAATAGCAGGAATCAGCCAGCCATCCTTGGTGGCTGTCCCCTGCatctccccctccatcccctgcaTGTCCCCCCGCCATCCCCTGCGTGTCCCCTCTGCCCCCGAAAGCCCGGCTCCCTCGCTACCACCTCTGCACCATCCCACGGCAACACCTCCCCTGCGTGCACATGTACGTGCATGCGTGTGCACCCGTGTGCGTGCATGCCCCTGCGAGTGTGAAGGTATGCGCGTGCATGCGCGTGCATATGCCTGCACAagtgtgcacatgcatgtgtgcGCACATGTGTGTGAGGGCGAGAGAAAGCGGTGTGCGTGGGAGTTTGGGGAGGTGTTTGTGCCCGTGCACTCGTGCATGCTCATGCCTGTGTGAGTGCGTGTGGATAGGTGTGCAAGTGTGCACAAGCGTGTGTCAGTGAGTGGGTGTACTCCCCAGGAGATGCGCAGCACAAGGGTCCCTGCGAGAACCTGCACGCCGCTTGGCGTGCAACTGCCCGGTGTGTGCATGCACGTGTGCGAAGGTGTGTGTGTTCACGTACACCTCGTATGCATCTCCCAGCAGCCCTCCCCACACCCTGGCCACACCTGGCACCCCCGACTCTGCACCCCAATGCCCCCCTGCACCTGCCCggccccccatcaccccccaccccagccctgtccctgctcacctgctcagccccagccagcctgcGCATCTCCAGGGGCTGCTGCTCCCGCAGCAGCGGCTGCTCCGTCTCTGCCTGGCCCGTGCCCGAGCGCTGCAGCTGCGCCGGTGATGGGGTCCCAAATTGCTTGGCCTCACTGGGGTGTCTAGAGCAGCAGCGAGGGCGGCGTCAGATGGGCCAGCGCTGCttgaccccccccaaaaccccataagacagccccagctctggggGTATTGCAGGGACCCCCAAACTGGGCTGGGAGGCAAAGCCAAACCACGGAGGAGCTTTTCCACCCCGTGCCAGGCTCCAGCGGGACTCGCTGGGGCCAGATCCAGCCTGGACACTGGGGGTCCCCCCCTGGGGCCATCACCCCCAGCCGTACTTGTGCTCCAGCAGCAGCGTCCTCAGGATGTCATCCCGGTCCTGCGGCTTGATCTGCCCCTCGTAGATCATCTGGTCAATGAGGGTGTGGGCGATGGCCGGCAGCGAGGTGGCCGCCACGTTGAAGAGCACGGCACCTACGGGGATAGCACCGTCACCGGCCGGCTGGCGCGGGGTCCCTGCCACCATCCCGGCCCCAGCCGGTGTCCCCACCTTTGGGCAAAGCCCGTCGGATATCCAGGAGGCTGCGGTAGGTCAGGAAGGAGAGATGGGGCTGACCCCAGTGCCCGGCTTCCTTGAAGTCTTCCTCCAGTTTGAGCCAGTGGCTGGCCTCCATCCAGTACAGCTCCTTTCTGTTGTCCATGACCAGCTCGTGCAGCTCCACGTAGCCCTGCAGCCGAAGCCGGGGGTCAGGGTCCCCCCTGGCTGCaccagggacccccaggagacccagagctgcagctcccgtgTCAGCATCTCCCCGTGCCCTGGTGTCCCCAGGGCTTGGTGTGAGGTTGGTCCCCAGATGGCCACAGTCCGCCCACCCCCGGGAATGGGGAAGGAatgggggtccccagggcagcacccacctcatGGGTCTCTCGCTGGAACACAGGCCTCGtgctcccccccgcctccagGTCCACATCGGTCACCGACGGAGCTGCGAGCGGAGCCACCAATGCATTAGCTGGTCCCTGCCCTGGCCCGGACCCCCCTGGGGTCTGTTGGAGGCGTCTCCCCCTCATCACTCCCATCCCAGACCCGGCTGGGGTTGCCTGGATGTGTCTCCTGCTCCATCACCCCCACCCCAGACCCAGCTGGGACTCGCTGGACGTGTCCCCCCCTCCATTGCCCCATCCCAGACCCAGCTGGGGTTTGCTGGATGTGTCCCCACCCCTATAACCCCCATCCTTCAACCAGTTAGGGCTTGCTGGATGTGTCCCTCCATCACCCCCCACCCTGCCGGtgcccacctccagcccctcagattcctgcagcccagctcctggggcAAGGTGACAGTCTGGGGACATCACCGGCACTGGGATGCGGGCAGGATTTGTGGCCATGCTCTGTCCCACCACCCTGCCACCGGCACAACCCTGACCCCAGCACTGAGCGCTGCCCCTTggactgggatggggacagcacATCCCCAGCCAGCCAGACCCCAGGAGCTCGAGgtgtccccgtcccccaccTACCTACAACCCCCCTGTGCTCCCCACAGCCTCGCAAGGCTCCAGCCCTATAAAGCGGGGGCCAAGCCCCACGCCCCACAGCCACCCTGTGTGCACCGTAAATCCCGGAGCACTTTGCCTTTGCTGACAGTAAACACCAGCACGGGTCCTGCTCGCCCGTGGCCGCCCCGGTGCCGGGGACAGGCTCACCCCGTCCCCTTCTCCCCCAACTGGGGACCACCGCAGTCCCCTCGCTGACCCCCAGCCAGGTCACCCGGCGGGGTGATGCCATAAGAGCCGCATCCCGCTCTGCTGGCTGAAGGATGCTGTGCCCACGCGAGCAGGGATGGGGcgcgtgtgtcccccccctccccagtgtcCCCGACAGCGTTGGCCGTGGCACGTGGGCACGAGCCTGTCCTCGTCGCGGCCCGCTGCCACCGCCGCCAAGCCGCCCGGCGCCAGCCGGCGTTCAGCCCCAAGTGGTTCTTGTCCTCACCCCAAACAAAGACTTTATTTATCCTCAATCAGCGGGCGATTACGGACAAGCGGCAGCGGTCACCCCGCGGCGTGCCCTGACGCCCGGGTGACGGTCACCCCCCGAAGggtggggacaggggtggcAAAGCCGGAGCGGGTGGCGCGACGGAGGGCTGggttggggatgggggggatgCCGGGGCTGGGCTTCGTCCCCCGGTGCCCCCATGGTCACTCACGCTGCCCTCCGCCACGGCGGCTCGCCTGTCCCGGGGGGGCCCCGGCCGCGCGCCTCCTCCCATCCACGTCATAGCATCCCCGGCGGCTGGGCAAATACCGGCTGCAAAACACACACCGCCAggacggaggggagggggggtgtcagCGccgggcacccatgggtgccggCAGCCTCCCCTTGCCAATGCCAGCCGGGCAGGAGGGGCAGCGTCCGGCCCCTTGCCCGATTTGGGGGACTCACCGCAGGGGCGTCAGCTCCTCGGCTCTGGCCCTCCACGCGTGCAAGGGGGACCCGGTGCCGGCGCTGGCCCCTGCGCAGAACAGGCGGCAGCGTTACCCCCCCCGACATGCGTCACCCCAAACGGGGACCCGAGGGGCTGGAGGCCGGGAGCCGGCACAGCCCAAGCAACCCCTCGGGGTGGCAGCTCCAAATCAACCGAGCTTTGGGCAAGGGGATGCTCTGGGGCATGCAGAACCCCCCAaactcccctctcctccctccccggggACTCTCAGTCATGGCCTCGAGGACCCTGGGTGTCCCCAAGCTCGGCCCTGTCTCGGGCACACATAGCCCTTGCGCTGGAGGTGGCACCTCACCGGCTCCAGGGCTTTGGCAAAGGGTGTCGCTGCCTTTGGGAGATGCGATCCCGAGGGGTGCGTGTCCCTGCCTGACCTCCCCGGGGCTCCGAGTGAGCCCTGCTGCCTATGCAACGCTGGCACCCGTGCAACACATCTGTGCAACGCTGGCACCCATGCAACGCTGGTGCCCATGCAACGCTGGCACTCATGCAACGCGTCTGCGCAGCGCTGGTGCCCATGCAACACATCTGTGCCATGCTGGCACCCATGTAATATGGTGCTGATGCA from Haliaeetus albicilla chromosome 7, bHalAlb1.1, whole genome shotgun sequence encodes:
- the SLC4A1 gene encoding band 3 anion transport protein isoform X2, with the translated sequence MRRTLDPEGYEDPGIKDSRLSLGEMSRASAGTGSPLHAWRARAEELTPLRRYLPSRRGCYDVDGRRRAAGAPPGQASRRGGGQPPSVTDVDLEAGGSTRPVFQRETHEGYVELHELVMDNRKELYWMEASHWLKLEEDFKEAGHWGQPHLSFLTYRSLLDIRRALPKGAVLFNVAATSLPAIAHTLIDQMIYEGQIKPQDRDDILRTLLLEHKHPSEAKQFGTPSPAQLQRSGTGQAETEQPLLREQQPLEMRRLAGAEQSPSRATIPQLPEKVPKDAEATLVLVGCAAFLEQPTLAFMRLKNAVTLDTVLNVSLPVRFLFVVLGPDSPHISYHEIGRTIATMMSERVFRRDAYLAESRQELLKGVDDFLEASIVLPPTDTINEQLLRSLVPLQHELLRRRYQPPEKAPAKDFLKDLKLEEPALEDDDPLRRTGRPFGGLVRDIRRRYPKYLSDIKDALSPQCLAAIIFIYFAALSPAITFGGLLSEKTNGMMGVSELLLSTCVQCVLFSILSAQPLLVVGFSGPLLVFEEAFYSFCNSYGMEYIVGRVWIGFWLILLVLVVVACEGSFLVRYLSRYTQEIFSFLISLIFIYETFYKLVTIFKNHPLQRFYNTTDVVNPKVPEPNTALLSLVLMAGTFFLAFFLRKFKNSTFLPGRVRRLIGDFGVPISIFIMALVDFFIQDTYTQKLNVPKGLEVTNSSARGWFINPMGKDNSFPIWMMFASVVPALLVFILIFLETQITTLIVSKPERKLVKGSGFHLDLLLIVAMGGVAALFGMPWLSATTVRTITHANALTVMSKTSAPGEKSQILEVKEQRVSGFFVALLIGISILMEPILKYIPLAVLFGIFLYMGVTSLFGIQLFDRILLLLMPPKYHPREPYVTRVKTWRMHLFTFTQIIVLGLLWVVKSTPASLALPFVLILTVPLRRLLLPRIFQDIELKCLDADDAVVTFEEVAGTDVYNEVQMPS
- the SLC4A1 gene encoding band 3 anion transport protein isoform X1; the encoded protein is MEGPGQEAYEERMRRTLDPEGYEDPGIKDSRLSLGEMSRASAGTGSPLHAWRARAEELTPLRRYLPSRRGCYDVDGRRRAAGAPPGQASRRGGGQPPSVTDVDLEAGGSTRPVFQRETHEGYVELHELVMDNRKELYWMEASHWLKLEEDFKEAGHWGQPHLSFLTYRSLLDIRRALPKGAVLFNVAATSLPAIAHTLIDQMIYEGQIKPQDRDDILRTLLLEHKHPSEAKQFGTPSPAQLQRSGTGQAETEQPLLREQQPLEMRRLAGAEQSPSRATIPQLPEKVPKDAEATLVLVGCAAFLEQPTLAFMRLKNAVTLDTVLNVSLPVRFLFVVLGPDSPHISYHEIGRTIATMMSERVFRRDAYLAESRQELLKGVDDFLEASIVLPPTDTINEQLLRSLVPLQHELLRRRYQPPEKAPAKDFLKDLKLEEPALEDDDPLRRTGRPFGGLVRDIRRRYPKYLSDIKDALSPQCLAAIIFIYFAALSPAITFGGLLSEKTNGMMGVSELLLSTCVQCVLFSILSAQPLLVVGFSGPLLVFEEAFYSFCNSYGMEYIVGRVWIGFWLILLVLVVVACEGSFLVRYLSRYTQEIFSFLISLIFIYETFYKLVTIFKNHPLQRFYNTTDVVNPKVPEPNTALLSLVLMAGTFFLAFFLRKFKNSTFLPGRVRRLIGDFGVPISIFIMALVDFFIQDTYTQKLNVPKGLEVTNSSARGWFINPMGKDNSFPIWMMFASVVPALLVFILIFLETQITTLIVSKPERKLVKGSGFHLDLLLIVAMGGVAALFGMPWLSATTVRTITHANALTVMSKTSAPGEKSQILEVKEQRVSGFFVALLIGISILMEPILKYIPLAVLFGIFLYMGVTSLFGIQLFDRILLLLMPPKYHPREPYVTRVKTWRMHLFTFTQIIVLGLLWVVKSTPASLALPFVLILTVPLRRLLLPRIFQDIELKCLDADDAVVTFEEVAGTDVYNEVQMPS
- the SLC4A1 gene encoding band 3 anion transport protein isoform X4 → MRRTLDPEGYEDPGIKDSRLSLGEMSTPSVTDVDLEAGGSTRPVFQRETHEGYVELHELVMDNRKELYWMEASHWLKLEEDFKEAGHWGQPHLSFLTYRSLLDIRRALPKGAVLFNVAATSLPAIAHTLIDQMIYEGQIKPQDRDDILRTLLLEHKHPSEAKQFGTPSPAQLQRSGTGQAETEQPLLREQQPLEMRRLAGAEQSPSRATIPQLPEKVPKDAEATLVLVGCAAFLEQPTLAFMRLKNAVTLDTVLNVSLPVRFLFVVLGPDSPHISYHEIGRTIATMMSERVFRRDAYLAESRQELLKGVDDFLEASIVLPPTDTINEQLLRSLVPLQHELLRRRYQPPEKAPAKDFLKDLKLEEPALEDDDPLRRTGRPFGGLVRDIRRRYPKYLSDIKDALSPQCLAAIIFIYFAALSPAITFGGLLSEKTNGMMGVSELLLSTCVQCVLFSILSAQPLLVVGFSGPLLVFEEAFYSFCNSYGMEYIVGRVWIGFWLILLVLVVVACEGSFLVRYLSRYTQEIFSFLISLIFIYETFYKLVTIFKNHPLQRFYNTTDVVNPKVPEPNTALLSLVLMAGTFFLAFFLRKFKNSTFLPGRVRRLIGDFGVPISIFIMALVDFFIQDTYTQKLNVPKGLEVTNSSARGWFINPMGKDNSFPIWMMFASVVPALLVFILIFLETQITTLIVSKPERKLVKGSGFHLDLLLIVAMGGVAALFGMPWLSATTVRTITHANALTVMSKTSAPGEKSQILEVKEQRVSGFFVALLIGISILMEPILKYIPLAVLFGIFLYMGVTSLFGIQLFDRILLLLMPPKYHPREPYVTRVKTWRMHLFTFTQIIVLGLLWVVKSTPASLALPFVLILTVPLRRLLLPRIFQDIELKCLDADDAVVTFEEVAGTDVYNEVQMPS